Within Vigna unguiculata cultivar IT97K-499-35 chromosome 2, ASM411807v1, whole genome shotgun sequence, the genomic segment tctttgagacacctcttcaaatcttcacatcttctttggcccatgtgaagagtatgagaagcccatgtgggtttgggccatcttgaatgaagcctaattggatctttttgagcatgctccttgttattgggcctcttgatgggcttgggcttaaAGGTGCATATGggtcatgtattgggccttaaaCATGATTTGGGCTTAGGCGTTGAgtcaagctataagccttgttgggatcacatcatcccctcccactTAAAGAGGATATGACCTCAGATCAAGAGGGTAATTTAAGGCTCACAGCAACTAAAGTTGGGttccaccaggatcaaaaacatatctgcaatagtcatcaaacAGAATTGGATTAAAATCATGAAGACCATGCAGTATAATTGATTGGGGAATATGTGAAAGTGGGCttataaatttggaaaaagttggtattaggcccacttcacaaaaagagTGTTTCACACTTTGACTtggatgatttttgaaaagaattttaaagtcaaagtgTATTTTGGCACTATATTTTGAAGAGGATGAAATAAGGGAATGAgataaagaacaaaatttttgagaaggaaacaaaacaagagatttaatgaaaaagtgagaagagtttaaagatgggaAAACTCCCTTTGGAACTTGGGTATTCATGAaaggaattggtgaaggattacacaccaaatccctaacaatGAGTTTCCTTGAGGTTGAATTACTCTTTAACTCGACCacttttgattttctttcaaactcactctctttttttaatttctctcttGCTTCAAagtcttttctctcattctcttctttggcttttctaatattatcctcttttgccttttcttcttcatctcttttcttcttctcaattctttcattttcttttctcaacttCTTTTCATACTCTCGAAGCTTTCCAAGTTTTGCTTGCTCTCTCTTATATtgttctctctttctttgttcactcaagagcaagtccaaattgtgcttaaaatccttttctagtctagaaaacttagcaatgttttggatgaatgcatccccaatgttaatgaagtcttctatcctagcttgttgGGCTTTAGTGATCTTGAAAGAagggggaatgaaatgtttccacatgcatgtttttaattcataaaatgtattgatgcaTGATGTTCTCCCCTTTTTGACTCTATATTGTCTCTCTTGCCACCACTCGGATGCACGTCCtataaacctagaagtaacatgcctaagaatgtcaaattgactatatttactaaacaatggttgcaccaatttctcTGTATCCCAtatccaatctctaaatgatattggtcctatatcctccccaaagaatggaatgtcactatgaaatgtatgatgcaactcatgactaccatgcttatgcaacctaggactatatgtagaatatgtactcatggtgattgaatgaacttatgcaacttgaacaaagtgtggtagaggaaatcaatcacaagtggacctccaggttaggcgaggtgagtctttaagacttcttaaataccaaggccaatccttgccaataTACACTTGTAAAAGGtgtcaaagatcacacaattgtctaagtgctaagtaaatagaatcacttgagtcaCTAAGCACAAAACAAGCAAAAAAGACTCAAAGAAATgtaacactaaaaacggacccctaaatggcaaaagaTTAGaaactttggtctcacaaatcaAGTCACTATGCAACGTGAAAACTTGAATATAAGCTAGGCGGCCTaatgtaaggtgagaaagcacttagaactttcaacacacttataactaaaagcgaattactaatggatgaGAAAGGTTCTAcctaggagatgggattgaacaccttgtggttccccaagacacctaagtaggccaaaatacaagttcaaagagagttaaaattggtacacaaaatttaggcaaagaggagcaacccgagagcaccaaacttttagagaactttgagtagaaaataaggcacaaaggatgctccaaattgaccaaaataagtgaccaaattgtagaaaaactaataaactaaaaagatgCAACAATTAGAAGCCACAATGACCAACAAAAATGCTTGAAATCGGTGTTAGAAGCTACTCCCGAGGCCAACTTGAACACCACAATTTTGGAAAGTTTTGAGCCATCAATTTCTTGCTTGAGTGAGAGCTAACCAATGCCTTTGGCATAGTTTATttgctatttttgttcattattttggccaggttttgttgctgtttggtgttgcattttgcatctacaaggggtccaaatattcctccaattggtgtatacttcaaagccatcaactaaggcttcATTTGGCACCAAAGTGCTCTTGGGAGTGCATCACTTTGTTGTCCAAAATAGTGGTATTCAAAGCCACTCGTTCGTGGACCACCGTGAGATAAGTATTCTTTGTCTTATCTCTACTACTTCTTCTTTTCTGTTCGATTCCGTTTTGTTCATGATTGATTGCGTTTTTTGAGTTTGCCTCTCTGTTGAATATGTGTCGTGGTGAACTTTGTGCTGAAATTGATTCACTGTCTTGTTCTAATTGTCTTGAATCAATACAGCTGAGATGAATGATAAACTTAGGTTGAGAACACTCCCCTTTCGTCTCtgcttaaaccctaaaccctagattaggtttcaCCTCGTCGGGTTTACCAATCCAGTGAGAAGCTTGAGAGAATCGAGCGTTAACTTCCATTTCCGATCTTCCGCTGCGTTTTCCAATCGTTTCCACTGAGCGAACGACTACTGGAGACCGTTTCTATCGAACGAAGTCCATTTTCCGCCGATCAACGGCGCCGATGGTCTCATCAAGTGATATAaaccttgttgggatcacatcaacAACTTgataatagttataataataataaactaatgattatttatctattattatgataagtttattattttatatacacTTTATATATCAGAATATTATAATGacaaaaaactaataaatacattatcataatttaatattttatttacatttttatattttattaaaagttgatTTTTCGTTAGAGATTATTATTTAAGTCCAAATATGGTAACATCTGACaatttaataattgattttttaaataatttattagaatgtgataaaagttttataaactcatgcaataataaatttttaaatgatttaatataaataatatttcataaaaactatttattttaattttataatgttctttattttctgttctttaaacttttataatattaaagcaataaagttttaaaagaataattattcttagataaacaacaaaataaaatccaattcaatttaattagaatattttttcaGCAGACGGTGCCAGTTTTTCGTACTTAAGCTCTACTACATAGTAGAGTTAAACCCCAAGGCTGTATTCGGTTATTGTTTCAGCCCGAACCGAATGTAAGAAGGAAGAAATTCGCAGTTTCACAAATTGTGAACACCCAATTCTCTGATCCCCTACCCTTGTTTGCTTCTTCGCTGTCTAGAGAAAATGAGCGCAGTCTCTTCCAGTTCTCTTTGTATTCACACTGGCCATTCTTGGAACAACCCCAAGgtatcctttttatttttatttttttgttttttgttttgtaaaatgttGTCTTTGTTACCGTACAATgttttgtttgtatttattaGAATACGGAgcacaattttgttttgattctGTCACTTTTTCTTTTGTGGGTAAATGTGCTTGATTCTCAAGAGTTTATGTTGTTACTTTTGTGGGTAAATGTGTTTGATTCTCGGTGTTTATGTTGGTGTTGTTCAGGAGTTTGGAAGGGGGAGAAAGCAACAAGATAGGAAGCTACTTGTGAAGTGTTCCAGCAAGAGTGGGAATCCATCTTCACAAAATGCGGTTCGTGTTGGTGTTCTTGGAGCTAGTGGCTACACTGGTTCTGAGGTGAGCCTGCATGACGCACAGTGGTTCTAACTGTGTTTGGTTTAGTGTGAGGAGAGGTTGGAACAtggaaaattaataaataaatatttaaataaataaaacaagtaaCAGTGATTTTCAACACAAGTTATGGCTTAGAGTGAGATGGGTATAAtcaagaatttgaaaaaaatgattttttgtcaCAATGTCAAGGTTTCTCGGATCACTGCAACTACAATTGCGACCACTTCAGCAGCATTGTGGTGACAATTTCCCGCAATATCAAGAATCTTGACGTAACTGTGATCACAATTTTAAACCTTAGttagaattaatttattctgtttttttttttcttttgcttgtGCTTTTAGTGTATCCAACTTAGGTGTAAACTGTGAAGTGGCTTTCGTTCCAACTTAGGTGTTACTGTTTTTGTGAGATTGTGAAGATTTTTTGGTTAGGTTTTGCGACTCTTGGCGAATCATCCACAATTTGGGATTGCACTGATGACTGCCGATAGGAAAGCTGGGCAGCCGATCTCTTCTGTATTCCCACATTTGAGCACTCGGGTATGGCTGGTTTTAGGAATGATGATATGTACTTTAAAGagatatttttgttcattttttgttattttttatggaGGGTGTCGTGAGCTATCTGTTTTGCTTCTTCTTAGTGAAATTAGTATACCATTTTTATGATGATCATGTAGGTTGTTGTTATTCTtaatcatcattttcttgaacAATCCTCTGGGCGTGATTTGAAATATGCATATTGATGTACTGTTATgtaaattacataatttgaaCTTAACCCATGTTTACAGGACTTACCAGATTTGATTGCAGTAAAGGATGCAAACTTTTCTGATGTGGATGCTGTATTCTGTTGTTTGCCTCATGGGACTACTCAGGTTCTTTATTACGTGTTTTGACATTTGTAATTTCCATATTGGCCAAGAGAGCACTGGATAAAGTATATCGGTGTTTAAAATTATTCCTTAGATTATCTTCTTGTTAACAGGAAATAATTAAAGGTCTACCCAATCACTTGAAGATTGTTGATCTTTCAGCAGTAtgttttaaataactattttctctcttttttttttttttgaaaaataaatcattatgaACAAAGCTTTGCTTCATATCAAAATTGTAAACAAGAGGGATTTTGTAGGATTTTCGTCTAAAAGATCTTTCTGAGTACGAAGAGTGGTATGGTCAGCCACATAGAGCACCAGATTTACAGGTGGGAAATCTTGTCCTCTTTGATTACAAAAGGGTCTAAATTATCTAGGTCTACCATCTGTTTTCTAAATCAGTATAGCACATTATCAACTTATACTATAGGCTTCTATGCTGTCTTTCATTTCATTGAACTTTGCTTAGCAAACTGTTGAACCccttataaattataatttcaaaatgaatatattttatgaagtacAATGCCTTCACTGTTTATGAATTTGACCTGTcaacatttatttcttttcaagtgttcatatatgtaatatatgaGAAGATTGAGTGTCAGGTTGAAACCTCTTCcttgttttataatttgattttaatgcATGAGTTAATCTAGTTACTTCTATCCAGAAAGAAGCTGTATATGGATTGACAGAGGTTTTAAGGGAGGAAATAAAGAATGCACGTCTAGTTGCCAATCCTGGTTGTTATCCAACTTCTGTTCAACTTCCCCTTGTCCCACTGATAAAGGTCAGGATGTTTACATTACAGTGTACAATGCATATGTTCAAAAAGTGAATTTTCCTTTCAAGAAAACAGTCTCATCAAAATGCAAATAATGGTATTAATTTGTGTTCTAAGGATTTTGTTCTGTGAGTTTTATCTAGTCTTTTCTTTGCCTAGTGGTTTGAAATTTATGGTCTAGGATATTAAGCTTGATAGGTACCATTCACTTTAAGCATATTTCTATGGTGCTTAGTTCATGGTCTTCTTTTAAGCTTATTTTCAGATATGCGGAGGAACTGGATAGCTCTTTATTATTACTAGTTTTTAGGAGCTcctttctaatttatttttttcttttacccCTTTGTTTTTACTCCTTGTTGATTTCTTCTCCTTCAACCTTTTGTATTTCTATCCTTTTctctaaataaatttattcttttatcaattaaaaaaatgtgcatATTGGCATTTATTCAATAACATGAACTATAGACCataatatatatgaattgtTCTTTTGGATGTCCTCTTGTCGTAAACTCACTTATCAAGTTTTTCTACCTTGACTTGACTGGACTACTCAAGATGTCAAATCAAGAGGTGTATTCAGGGGTGGAAGCATTTTAGGCTCAGCTTTAtgcttactattttaaaaactgatttttctgtatttattgattttatcaTGCTTGAAGTGTTTCATATCCCCTTTAACGTTAAGTTTATTCTTTCTTTCtgagttttctttattttttcaggCTGGTCTagttgagataaaaaatattatcattgaTGCTAAATCTGGTGTCAGCGGAGCAGGTTAGAATTTTGATGCATctcttttgtattttattacGATTATTCCACAAAAATATTCTCAGCTGTAACTTCTCATTTCTATGTGGTTCTATTACTTGATTCTTGTTGCAGGGCGTAGtgccaaagaaaatttattgtTCACTGAAGTAACCGAAGGTCTCAATTCTTATGGTGTTACTCGTCATCGCCATGGTAAGTTTAGTTTGGTTGTTATAATTAGATTTCTGTATTTCTATCTGACAACTCCAGCTTAACTAATAAAAACCCTGTCATCTTGTTACACTTTTGTATGTGACAATGAAGTATTGAGGGATTAGTTTTTTGTAAGAGGTATGCAATTGTAAAATAACCAGTAAAGGCAGAACCAACCAATAATACATTTTACATATGAAGGTCAAATATGCCTCTTCAATGGCGTGTCCCCATATCCTACATGTAGCCTACACGTATCCACACCATGTGTATGACACTTCTACAACACATTTTAGACACTATTAAATTGTAGCTTCAAAAACATCTTTTTTGTCTCCGACACAACTCTAACATTACTTTTGCATTAAAATTGTTGAATATAGAGAAAATAGGGATTGAGGTAACTTGGTGGGGAAAAGATGTAAGGACTATTTTGCAAAAAACTATcatataagttttttttgttatagtCAAATTGTACTAACTCATAAGTTAAATATATGCTAATATATTTATGACACTCACCTAACTAAGGgacttcatttttccttttaaaaaaattgttgaaaacgCAGACTTTGACTCGTGAGAAATCACAagtcttttttatcttttctatgtGGTTTCTGCAATTGATTGCAAAAGTAAACAATACAAATAAGAAGTGTTAGCATAAACTAAAAAAGGCACTCAACTTGGTTTGTTAAAAATAACAGCTAAGAAAACAAAATGGCAAGTGTGTTGCTCCTCCAACGTGATTGTGTATTGATGAAGCTATTGCTAATGCTTATTCTTATAAGAAGTGGCCGCGCTCATAACGAGTGCTATGAGAATTTGTCTTGTTAcactcaagctggagcatacaaatcgtatgtgccaaacttgttacaaatataatcaattctaagTCATcgtaaagacttagtaaaaatatctgctaactgaTTAATTGAGTTAACAAATTCAGTCTTGATGTCTCTAGACATAATCTTTTCCCGAATGAAATGACAGTCAATCTtaatgtgtttggtcctctcgTGAAAGACAAGATTAGTGCTAATATGAAGAGCAACGTGATTGTCACacacaagtgtcatttgagtgatatctccaaattgtaactctaagcaattgcttgagccaaacaagttcatAGGTAGTTGAGGTcatagctctatattctgcttctgcactagatcttgccacaacactctgtttcttacttttccatgagatcaagttaccactaatggagacacaatactcagatgtagatcttctatcagaaggtgatcctgcccaatcagcatctgaataacaaacaactcttgtatggttattagaaccatataacaatccttttccATGAGAtcctttaatatatttcaagatACGAATGACTACACtccaatgatcttcacatggagaattaagaaattggcttaccacactgaCTGTAAAGAAAATGTCAGGACGAATAACtataagataattcaatttcccaaCCAATTTTCTATATTGCTCAGAATCAGATATAAGCTCTccctgatttggtagaagtttagtattgggatccatgGGTGTATTAACAGACTTTGCACTCACCAACCCAGTTTCTTCCAAAATATCCATGACATTCTTCCTctgagatataacaataccatcattggACTATGTCACCTCAAT encodes:
- the LOC114169090 gene encoding probable N-acetyl-gamma-glutamyl-phosphate reductase, chloroplastic, with the protein product MSAVSSSSLCIHTGHSWNNPKEFGRGRKQQDRKLLVKCSSKSGNPSSQNAVRVGVLGASGYTGSEVLRLLANHPQFGIALMTADRKAGQPISSVFPHLSTRDLPDLIAVKDANFSDVDAVFCCLPHGTTQEIIKGLPNHLKIVDLSADFRLKDLSEYEEWYGQPHRAPDLQKEAVYGLTEVLREEIKNARLVANPGCYPTSVQLPLVPLIKAGLVEIKNIIIDAKSGVSGAGRSAKENLLFTEVTEGLNSYGVTRHRHVPEIEQGLADAAGSEVTVSFTPHLIPMSRGMQSTIYVEMAPGVRTEDLHRQLKLSYQEEEFVVVLENGAIPRTHSVKGTNYCLINVFPDRIPGRAIIISVIDNLVKGASGQALQNLNLIMGFPENLGLHYLPLFP